In the genome of Bacteroides mediterraneensis, the window TCCAAACCGAACTGGCCTAAGGAAATTTCCCACAATCTCTCTTCTAAATCCGTAACCTATGATGACCCCTGATATTCATCCCGTGGAACTGAAAGTCTTTCTCAACCATATCTATGAGCTGAAGAAAGGCGTGCGACAGATGGTGCTGTACACCACGAACAAACGCTACGAAGATTTTGCCGTGAAACGCCTGCGAAGCCAGCGCATCCAGTTTGTGATTCAGCCGGTGGACGACGAGCGCATCAATCTCTTTTTCGGCAAGGCAGAGTGCATCGACGCC includes:
- a CDS encoding DUF2023 family protein, with the protein product MMTPDIHPVELKVFLNHIYELKKGVRQMVLYTTNKRYEDFAVKRLRSQRIQFVIQPVDDERINLFFGKAECIDAIRLMVTRPLNRLTPEEDFILGAMLGYDICAQCKRYCTRKTRKMGA